One Candidatus Aminicenantes bacterium DNA segment encodes these proteins:
- a CDS encoding nucleotidyltransferase domain-containing protein: MCRLEKQVRSLAERASVEILYVFGSRADEVLASFKAGADGLAADPSDLDIGVLLPGGGWSVQEKVDFAQSLEVQFGVERVDLVVLNEADPFLAAEIIRGERLYERDRRFVDEYELFVLRRAGDLAPFEQERIQRDLTGLT; the protein is encoded by the coding sequence ATGTGTCGTCTCGAAAAACAAGTCCGATCTCTCGCGGAGCGTGCGAGCGTGGAGATTCTCTATGTCTTCGGCAGCCGCGCCGACGAAGTCCTGGCGAGCTTCAAGGCTGGAGCGGATGGCTTGGCCGCTGATCCCTCCGACCTGGATATCGGGGTGTTGCTCCCGGGGGGCGGCTGGTCCGTCCAAGAGAAAGTCGATTTTGCCCAATCTTTGGAAGTTCAATTCGGCGTCGAGAGAGTCGACCTTGTCGTGCTCAATGAAGCCGATCCTTTTCTGGCCGCCGAAATCATCCGCGGAGAGCGGCTCTACGAACGGGATCGCCGTTTCGTGGACGAATATGAGCTCTTCGTCTTGAGGCGGGCGGGAGACTTGGCGCCTTTTGAGCAAGAGCGAATCCAACGGGATTTAACGGGGCTCACATGA